In the genome of Variovorax sp. PAMC26660, the window CGTGGTGAGCGCCTCCACCGCCGACGACATCGCCTCGCGCGAGTTCGGCAAGACCAGCCCCGACATCCGCCGCTTCGAGAGCACGCCGCTCATCATTTCCGAGCTGGCCGGCGGCGGCGTCGATGCGGCCATGGGCGACAACGGCGTGATCGCCTACCGCGTGGCGCAGAACCCCGAGCTGAAGACCATCGACGACAAGTCTTTCCCCGAGGAAGGCTTCGGCATCGTCGTGAAGAAGGGCGACAAGGCCCTGCTCGACAAGCTCACGGCCGGCCTGGCCGCCATTCGCGCCGACGGCAGCTACGTGACGATCTACAAGAAGTGGTTCAACAAGGACCCGAACGTGCGCTGAGCCGCACGGCACCTGTGACCCGATCACGGCCGCCCACGAAGCGGCCGTTTGTTTTTTCAGAGTGATGACGCGAAGGCGATGAATATGGAACAACCGATCCTGCTCTTTGGATGGTTCCGATGGGACATCCTGGTCGAATACAAGGACCTGTTCTGGCAAGGCGCGTGGATGACGCTGCGCATGACGGTGGTGTGCGTACTGCTGGGCTCGAGCTGGGGCCTGTGCCTGGCGCTCGCGCGGCTGGCGCAACCGCGCCATGCGCCCTGGACCTGGATCGCGCGCTTCTTCCTGCGCTGGCCGGCCACGGTGTACGTGAGCTTCTTTCGCGGCACGCCGCTGTTCGTGCAGATCCTGTTGATCCACTTCGCGGTGATGCCGGTGTTCATCCACCCGACCTCGGGCCTGCTGATCGACGGCGAACTCGCGCGCACGCTCAAGCAGGAGCACGGCGCGCTCATCTCGGGCGTGGTGGCGCTCACGCTCAACTCGGCGGCCTACATCTCGGAGGTGTTCCGCGCCGGCATCCAGTCGATCTCGCGCGGGCAGTTCGATGCGGGCCGTTCGATCGGTTTTTCGCCCGCGCAGGTCATGCGCTACGTGGTGCTGCCGCAGGCCTTCCGACGCATGCTGCCGCCGCTGGGCAACAACGCGATCGCGCTGCTGAAAGACACCTCGCTGGTTTCCGCCATCGGCCTGGCCGAGCTGGCCTATGCGGCGCGCACGGTGGCCGGCGCCTATGCGCGCTACTGGGAGCCGTACCTGGCGATCTCGCTCATCTACTGGGTCATGACGCTGGTGCTCACGACGATGCTGCGCCGCCTCGAAATCCACCTCGCACGCAGCGACCGGGGCTGAAAGAAAAAAGGGCCGCGCCACAATAGCGCCACATGCCGCCCATATCCCCCGAAGAGACACCGATCCCGCCCGCGCGGCCGCAACCCTCGAAGTTCGCCGCCCTCGAGCCCCTGAAGCTCCCCGTGTTCCGCATGCTGTGGAGCACCTGGCTCATCGCCAACATCTGCATGTGGATGAACGATGTGGCGGCGGCGTGGATGATGACCTCGCTCACCACCTCGCCGATCTGGGTGGCGCTGGTGCAGTCGGCGTCCACGCTGCCGGTGTTTCTTCTCGGCCTGCCCAGCGGCGCGCTGGCC includes:
- a CDS encoding amino acid ABC transporter permease, which encodes MEQPILLFGWFRWDILVEYKDLFWQGAWMTLRMTVVCVLLGSSWGLCLALARLAQPRHAPWTWIARFFLRWPATVYVSFFRGTPLFVQILLIHFAVMPVFIHPTSGLLIDGELARTLKQEHGALISGVVALTLNSAAYISEVFRAGIQSISRGQFDAGRSIGFSPAQVMRYVVLPQAFRRMLPPLGNNAIALLKDTSLVSAIGLAELAYAARTVAGAYARYWEPYLAISLIYWVMTLVLTTMLRRLEIHLARSDRG